Part of the Virgibacillus necropolis genome, GCATGGTTGTTTGTCGCACAAGTATCCGTCGCTTTTATAGGCAGGAGTCTAGCCCCATTAGGTCTACTGATTGGTGCAGACTTATCCCTTACAATGGCACAAATCGGAATGCTTCCTGCCGCATTATTTCTAGGACAATCGCTTGCTGCCATTCCAGTAGGGTATTTTACAGATTCGATAGGGTCAAGAAGAGTACTGTTAATGCTATCTATTTGTTTAGGGTTAAGCTTTTTATTGATGACCTTTTCTTCTGTATTTTTGGTGATTCTTTTTTTAATCACTTTAGGTGGGATTGGTTATGGATCCATGCACCCCGCTTCAAACCGCGGTATTATCTACTGGTTTTCCCCTAATAAGCGTGGTACAGCTATGGGAATCAAGCAAATGGGGGTCACGTTTGGTTCGGCTCTTTCTGCCCTTTTACTTCTCCCCCTTGCAAGTGAATGGGGATGGCGACCAGTTCTTTTTGGTGCTTGTTTGCTTTTAATTTTTATAGGATTTCTAGCCTTTCTATTCTATAACGATCCACCTTCCGTCAAGAAGGCTACAGGTGCAAAGGACAGCGAATCGAGCCATTTACTACCATCCATTTACGCTATGCTTAAAAATAAGGCATTAATTCTTGTTAGTATATGTGCCATGGGCTTAAGTGGTGGTCAAATGGCTCTAAATACGTATCTAGTGTTGTTCGCATATGAACGACTTGGTATAAGTTTGGTTTTATCTGGTGTTTTGCTGGTCATTTCCGAAGTGAGTGGGTCTTTTGGGCGGATTGTATGGGGGATTGTAAGTGATCGTTTATTTAATGGAAGACGAATAATTGTCCTAATTATCATTGCATTTTGCACAATATTTTTGTCGCTTACGATTGCGTTACTGCCTCCTGGAACATCATTCGGGACGATGTCATTGATTACAGTTTTCTTTGGGTTCTGTATGTCTGGTTTTAATGGAATTTGGATGAATACAGCTACAGAACTAGTCCCACGTGAACAATCAGGAATTGCTAGTGGTTTCAGTATTACTTTAGGTTCATGGGGGGTAATTGTTGGACCACCTCTTTTTGGCTTCATTGTTGATAAAACCGGATCATTTGTTTTCGGCTGGCTATTTCTTGCTATTGTTATGGTCATAGTAATTATTTTATTGTTTTATACAATGAAAATTGTAAATACAAACGAAGCTTTGAAAAGTAGATGACTTGCGGGGTGATTTATATGGATACTATTATAGAAAAGTTTCATGAAATACCAACAGCTTGTGTTGCTGATGTTATGGATAGTAAGCATATTTTTGATTCATCTATTAGACCTTTAAAAGATCATTACAGACATAAGAGGCAACTTGTTACAAAATTAACAAGTTGCCTCTAGTCATCATTCTTTGTAAT contains:
- a CDS encoding MFS transporter, translating into MGIKDLQQNSLTKINPWRMLAWLFVAQVSVAFIGRSLAPLGLLIGADLSLTMAQIGMLPAALFLGQSLAAIPVGYFTDSIGSRRVLLMLSICLGLSFLLMTFSSVFLVILFLITLGGIGYGSMHPASNRGIIYWFSPNKRGTAMGIKQMGVTFGSALSALLLLPLASEWGWRPVLFGACLLLIFIGFLAFLFYNDPPSVKKATGAKDSESSHLLPSIYAMLKNKALILVSICAMGLSGGQMALNTYLVLFAYERLGISLVLSGVLLVISEVSGSFGRIVWGIVSDRLFNGRRIIVLIIIAFCTIFLSLTIALLPPGTSFGTMSLITVFFGFCMSGFNGIWMNTATELVPREQSGIASGFSITLGSWGVIVGPPLFGFIVDKTGSFVFGWLFLAIVMVIVIILLFYTMKIVNTNEALKSR